Proteins encoded within one genomic window of Deltaproteobacteria bacterium:
- the gspM gene encoding type II secretion system protein GspM, with the protein MKITGREKAFLYGGAGILGVLLVYYLVFDPAFKRAQDLERLIPQKERELKEVRLLRKEFESLKQARAVMAQKIPVNERTLSPLSRLDNWIERSGLRQNIRFIKPAPVAKVGGETMTIEVSMEKTDLPHLTRFLYFVQSSPGGLQIARMAIKPRYTTPRQLDVNLQMVFYQG; encoded by the coding sequence ATGAAAATTACGGGGAGGGAAAAGGCCTTTCTATACGGGGGAGCCGGCATCCTCGGAGTTTTATTGGTTTATTATTTGGTGTTCGACCCCGCTTTCAAACGGGCTCAAGATTTGGAGCGCCTGATTCCTCAAAAAGAGCGAGAATTAAAGGAGGTCCGCCTGCTGAGAAAAGAGTTCGAATCTCTTAAGCAGGCCAGAGCGGTTATGGCCCAGAAGATTCCGGTGAACGAACGGACTCTCTCCCCCCTCTCCCGGCTCGACAATTGGATTGAGCGGTCCGGTCTGCGCCAGAATATTCGTTTTATAAAACCTGCGCCTGTCGCCAAGGTCGGAGGAGAAACCATGACGATAGAAGTTTCCATGGAGAAGACAGACCTCCCTCATTTGACCCGCTTTCTTTATTTTGTCCAGTCCTCTCCCGGAGGGCTGCAGATTGCGCGGATGGCCATCAAACCTCGCTACACAACCCCGCGGCAGCTGGATGTAAACTTGCAGATGGTATTCTATCAGGGGTAA
- the gspL gene encoding type II secretion system protein GspL: protein MKTWGLDFGSTGIKAVELARTWQGYRVTNYGFYPYGNAEKEKSPREKLQILEKIFPGGSKDGENVIVSLPSHRMMVHRVTLPFRERKKNQQVIKFEVEGLLPFPVDQVIVDFYQSKETANGNQAMAFAARKEDLQEHFSLMEEAGLDPESLVPEAMALFWLLPNLGNEVSSGALLDVGHEKTTMLVWHRATLTLVRSIPVAGSAMQLPAGQKLKNTTPESKGTEETILPALNRLADEVQRTLMAYESHPDGRPVEKIYITGGSTALPGLEKKFGEILHRAVAILDMEGSSKSLLKNVPEEYHHILTVALGSAFGGSIKEGERINFRQEEFASSKKAKKAKTRMTLLLSYGILLAVLGIAAFAVDLHLKERRYQDLKADIRKEFLQAQPGIKKVVNEIQQMKNLVREEKARVNAIGGLSKAASPLEILREFSTVIEPGWKVRVTDLVIEPEAIEVTGEADSFETINQVKSRLEKSSLYKEVQLKTARASTLENVVEFKLQMKRGI from the coding sequence CTTGCGCGTACCTGGCAAGGATACCGGGTAACGAACTATGGGTTTTATCCCTATGGCAATGCGGAAAAAGAAAAGTCTCCTCGCGAGAAACTTCAAATACTGGAGAAGATATTCCCTGGCGGGAGCAAGGACGGGGAAAATGTAATCGTTTCTCTTCCCTCACACCGCATGATGGTCCATCGGGTTACGCTCCCTTTCCGGGAAAGAAAAAAGAACCAGCAGGTAATCAAATTTGAAGTTGAGGGCTTGCTTCCTTTTCCAGTGGATCAGGTAATCGTTGATTTTTACCAGTCGAAAGAGACTGCGAATGGGAATCAAGCGATGGCTTTTGCCGCCCGCAAGGAAGACCTGCAAGAGCACTTTTCCTTAATGGAGGAGGCTGGCTTGGACCCGGAAAGCTTGGTTCCGGAAGCCATGGCCCTCTTCTGGTTGCTGCCGAACCTGGGGAATGAAGTTTCTTCAGGTGCTCTTTTGGATGTGGGGCATGAGAAAACCACGATGCTTGTCTGGCATCGCGCAACTTTGACCTTGGTCCGGTCTATTCCTGTGGCCGGAAGTGCCATGCAATTACCAGCGGGACAGAAGTTAAAAAATACCACCCCGGAATCCAAAGGAACAGAGGAAACCATCCTCCCCGCCTTGAATCGCTTAGCCGATGAAGTTCAAAGGACCTTGATGGCGTATGAATCCCACCCAGATGGTCGGCCGGTTGAAAAAATATACATCACGGGAGGGTCTACGGCCCTGCCAGGCCTTGAAAAAAAATTTGGAGAAATTCTCCACAGGGCGGTCGCTATTCTGGATATGGAGGGAAGCTCTAAGTCTTTATTGAAAAATGTCCCCGAAGAATACCACCATATCCTCACCGTGGCCCTGGGCTCCGCTTTTGGGGGATCCATCAAGGAGGGAGAGCGAATTAATTTTCGACAGGAAGAGTTTGCGTCTTCCAAGAAGGCCAAAAAAGCAAAAACCCGGATGACCCTCCTCCTGTCCTACGGAATTCTACTGGCTGTTTTGGGGATTGCCGCTTTTGCCGTAGACCTTCATTTAAAGGAAAGAAGATATCAGGATTTAAAAGCGGATATTCGCAAAGAATTTTTACAGGCCCAGCCGGGAATCAAGAAGGTTGTCAATGAAATTCAACAGATGAAAAACTTGGTAAGGGAAGAAAAGGCTCGGGTGAATGCCATCGGAGGGCTCTCGAAGGCGGCCTCGCCGCTGGAAATCCTCCGCGAGTTCAGTACAGTCATTGAGCCGGGATGGAAAGTCAGAGTGACAGACCTCGTCATCGAGCCCGAGGCGATAGAAGTAACCGGCGAGGCGGATTCTTTCGAAACAATCAACCAGGTAAAATCCAGGCTGGAAAAATCGTCTCTTTATAAGGAGGTGCAATTGAAAACAGCCCGTGCCAGCACCTTGGAGAATGTGGTCGAATTTAAGCTGCAGATGAAAAGAGGGATTTAA